A window of the Lolium perenne isolate Kyuss_39 chromosome 7, Kyuss_2.0, whole genome shotgun sequence genome harbors these coding sequences:
- the LOC127315352 gene encoding ervatamin-B-like, with product MVAALAAMALTASTPTTSTPTVSTLAADKIYVSSENIASDESMRDLYERWYALYRRDSEPSDKEKRFAIFKEEARAVYELNDGDTDVKRHLNLFTDMTLAEYAKSFANCSPLKIRPRDNIKLKLHQPSQYYPDKLPLNFDWRTVDGVLTSVKTQGECGSCWAIAAAGAMESIHFITNNKRTNLSVQELVDCSFKGDGCDGGSAFQAFQYVINKHGIHSSEQYPYVGKGSHCTTPFGIPVMSIRRYYYVSEHNEKMLMDAVHKAPVVITLLGVNTTEFEHYSGGIFRGPCNHQGSHQALLVGYGTVPYDDANRSGVKYWVVKNSWGESWGERGYMRIERGHQADGGLCGIMLWPGLYPAHPE from the coding sequence ATGGTGGCTGCACTGGCGGCCATGGCTCTAACGGCGAGCACGCCAACAACGAGCACGCCGACGGTGAGCACGCTGGCGGCGGACAAAATCTACGTCAGCTCGGAGAATATTGCTTCGGATGAGAGCATGCGGGACCTGTACGAGCGCTGGTACGCGCTCTACAGGCGCGACAGCGAACCCAGCGACAAGGAGAAGCGGTTCGCCATCTTCAAGGAGGAGGCGCGCGCTGTGTACGAGCTGAATGATGGTGACACAGACGTGAAACGTCATCTAAACTTATTCACGGACATGACCCTAGCTGAGTATGCCAAATCGTTCGCCAACTGCTCCCCCCTCAAGATCCGACCCCGCGACAATATCAAGCTCAAACTTCACCAGCCCAGCCAGTACTACCCTGACAAGCTACCACTCAACTTCGACTGGCGGACCGTGGACGGCGTTCTCACCAGCGTGAAGACCCAGGGGGAATGCGGAAGCTGCTGGGCTATAGCTGCTGCTGGAGCGATGGAGAGCATCCACTTCATCACTAACAATAAGCGCACCAACCTCTCCGTTCAGGAACTAGTTGACTGCAGCTTCAAGGGCGACGGTTGCGACGGCGGCTCGGCTTTTCAGGCCTTCCAATACGTCATCAACAAGCATGGCATTCATTCCTCGGAGCAGTACCCGTATGTGGGAAAGGGGTCGCACTGCACCACTCCTTTCGGAATACCCGTCATGTCCATCAGGAGATATTACTACGTGAGTGAACATAACGAGAAGATGCTCATGGACGCGGTGCACAAGGCACCCGTCGTGATTACTCTTTTGGGAGTCAACACCACCGAGTTCGAGCACTACAGTGGTGGCATCTTTAGAGGGCCATGTAACCATCAGGGAAGCCACCAAGCCCTGCTCGTGGGCTATGGCACGGTGCCCTATGACGATGCCAACCGTTCCGGCGTCAAGTATTGGGTGGTGAAGAACTCGTGGGGGGAGTCATGGGGAGAGAGGGGCTACATGCGCATCGAGCGCGGTCATCAGGCTGACGGTGGCCTCTGCGGCATTATGCTCTGGCCCGGATTGTACCCAGCACATCCGGAATAG